The sequence below is a genomic window from Desulfuromonas sp..
GTACAAGGCGGGGAATGCGACGACCATGTTACCCGTGTCGTATACGGGTGTCAATCGAGTTTAACGGTGGTTAATTTGTGTTTAGTGAAAAGAAAAATCCCCCGGCCAGCTCTGTCCGGGGGATTTTTTGGGGGGATCCTGCTAGGGATTGATCAGCTCCTGCTGGCGCTGGATCTGCCAGTCCTCGATCGGCTTCCAGGGCCCGAAGCGGCGCTGGTCGTCGGCGAAGGGGTCGTCGGCCGCTTTCGGCCCGATGACCCAGGTGATGTTCTTGTAGTAGACGTTCGGGATCCCTTCCGGGCCGATGTGGCTGTAGTAGGTGTCGCCAACCGGATTGTGCAAACGCGACTTGCTGGTGAAGTAGGCCGCCACGTCGAGGGCGTCCTGGGCCGAGAAGGACCACTCGTCGCCGAGGGGCATGTTGGCACGGATGAAGCGCGCGATGCCGGGGACCGACAGTCCACCCAGGGCGGTCTGGGGGATGGAGGAGTTGCCCCACAGCGGCGGGATGTTGTCGGCCGGCTCTCCCCGGCCGCGACGGCCGTGGCAGGTGCGGCACTCGTCGTCGTAGAGCTCGGCGCCGCGGTTCCTGTCGGCGCTCATGTTCTTCCAGTTCGAGAAGCCGTCCATGGTGCGCGAGACCCCCGGCATCTGGGTGTAGTCCGACTG
It includes:
- a CDS encoding c-type cytochrome, whose translation is MKKTVKLLIMTVLCLGFAIPASAGYKEIEVRPGELAGWFDYSAYQAGISGAAPADVLEGYNIWMNTRETLGPNGDYTYAGEPIIPNSRVDCNNCHVGGGLVPFADPVYQSSRKWAAPKYWRANNEYTDLRHRIIRCLANCDGGVWVPREHEVVDYLTAYVEWVGSLVTDPAMQSDYTQMPGVSRTMDGFSNWKNMSADRNRGAELYDDECRTCHGRRGRGEPADNIPPLWGNSSIPQTALGGLSVPGIARFIRANMPLGDEWSFSAQDALDVAAYFTSKSRLHNPVGDTYYSHIGPEGIPNVYYKNITWVIGPKAADDPFADDQRRFGPWKPIEDWQIQRQQELINP